Proteins from a single region of Streptomyces sp. Tu 3180:
- a CDS encoding universal stress protein gives MVLPLVVGVDGSEGSLLAVDWAVDEAARHGLPLRLVHASRGERHEGALPRTSRERSAEQVTARHLVVSAEERVRRRNPGLEVSAEILPEEAASALLREGNDAFALVTGSRGRGELRGVLLGSVGPAVAARASCPVVVVRGDKAGLAGTHERILLGAGDPGTSGETVRFAFREAEARGCELHVVRAWRCPAYENADHSAPAADPAHRHEEQALALVDALVAEASADHPAVRVHRAAAEGPAHKVLVHRSAAADLVVVGARRRSGHFGLRLGRVSHTLLHHAACPVAVVPQRA, from the coding sequence ATGGTGCTTCCCCTGGTCGTCGGTGTCGACGGGTCGGAGGGCAGTCTTCTGGCCGTGGACTGGGCGGTGGACGAGGCCGCCCGTCACGGTCTCCCGCTGCGGCTGGTCCACGCCTCCCGGGGGGAGCGCCACGAGGGAGCGCTGCCGAGGACGAGCCGGGAGCGTTCCGCGGAGCAGGTGACGGCGCGTCATCTCGTCGTCTCCGCCGAGGAACGTGTCCGCAGGCGCAACCCCGGTCTCGAGGTCTCGGCCGAGATCCTGCCCGAAGAGGCGGCGTCCGCCCTCCTGCGCGAGGGGAACGACGCCTTCGCCCTGGTGACCGGTTCACGCGGCCGCGGAGAACTGAGGGGAGTGCTGCTCGGCTCGGTCGGTCCGGCCGTCGCGGCCCGCGCGTCCTGCCCGGTCGTCGTGGTCCGGGGCGACAAGGCCGGCCTCGCCGGAACCCACGAGCGGATCCTGCTCGGTGCCGGCGACCCCGGCACGAGCGGTGAGACCGTCCGGTTCGCCTTCCGGGAGGCCGAGGCGCGCGGGTGCGAGCTGCACGTCGTCCGCGCCTGGCGCTGCCCCGCGTACGAGAACGCCGACCACTCGGCACCGGCCGCGGATCCGGCGCACCGGCACGAGGAACAGGCCTTGGCCCTGGTCGACGCGCTCGTCGCCGAGGCGTCGGCCGATCACCCTGCCGTGCGGGTACACCGGGCGGCGGCCGAGGGACCGGCCCACAAGGTGCTCGTCCACCGCTCGGCCGCCGCCGACCTCGTGGTCGTCGGCGCACGGCGCAGGTCCGGGCACTTCGGCCTCCGGCTCGGCCGGGTGAGCCACACCCTGCTGCACCACGCGGCCTGCCCGGTGGCGGTCGTGCCGCAGCGGGCCTGA